In Oceanivirga salmonicida, the DNA window TTTAAAAAAAGATTATCCAGTAATACAAGGATATTTAATCATATTTGTTGTAATAGTTGTGATTATAAATATTATAGTAGATTTTATATATTATTTAGTAGATCCAACATTTAGGAGAGATTATGAAATTAAATAAAGAATTAAAGATAAGTATAGTGTTAATAACAATAATATTTTTAATAGCCATTTTTACTCCAATTATAACACCGCATGATGCATTTCAAATGAATATTAAAAATAAATTAATTTATCCATGTAAAGAATATATTTTGGGTACAGATAATAGAGGACGGGATATATTATCAAGATTAATATTGGGAACTAGGGTAACACTAGTTAGTAGTTTATTTGTAGTATTTATAAATTTGATGATAAGTATACCATTAGGAATAATATCAGGATATATTGGTGGCTTTTTTGATACAATTATTAGTAGATTCATAGAGATAATAATGGCTTTTCCTCAAATCATTATTTCTTTATATTTACTTGCCAATTGGGGTCCAGGATTTGGAAATTTATTGTTTTCATTAATATTAGTAGGTTGGGTAAAATACGCGAGAATAATAAGAGGAAATACAAAAAAAATTAAGCATTTAGATTTTATAAAATCAGCAAAAATTTCTGGAAGTTCAGAGTTAGATATAATATTAAAACATATTTTACCTAATATAATAAGTCCAGTTTTATCAATAGCTGCATTAGATATATCACATGTTATTTTAAGCATTTCAGCATTATCATTTATTGGTTTAGGAATTGCACCGCCTACACCGGAATGGGGGATTATGTTAAATGAAGCTAAACCATTTATAGGCTCACACTCATATATGATGTGGGGACCAGGTTTATGTATTTTGGGAGTAGTTTTAAGTTTTGATTTATTAAGTAGAGGCTTAAAATTGTTAATTTCGGAGGATTAATTTTGAATAAAATTTTAGAAGTAAAATCATTATATTTAAAAAATAATAAAAATGATAAAAAAATATTGGAGAATATTTCTATCAATGTTGAAAAGGGGAAAATAGTTTCAATTATTGGAGAAAGTGGAAGTGGAAAAACATTATTTATAAAAAGCATATTAAAAAAACTTCCAGAAAATATAAATAATGAGAAGGGTGAAATTAAATTTTTAAATGAAAATATAACAAAAGAACTTGTAATAAAACATATTGGTTTAATTACACAAAATCCCTTAGAAGCACTAAATCCAAGTATGAAAATATATAAACAGTTAGAAGAAGCAATAAATGGTAAAATAGATAATCAGGTTAGAGTATTACTTGAAAAAGTAGGAATTTTGGATATAGATGAAGTATTAAATAGTTATCCATATAAGTTGAGTGGCGGAATGTGCCAACGTATAATGATAGCTATGATGATGCTTAAAAAACCAGATTTATTAATTGCAGATGAACCAACTACATCGTTAGATATGATAAATCAAACATTAATAATAAGAGAACTTATAAAATTACAAAAAGAGTTAAATATGAGTATTTTATTAATAACACATGATTTATCTTTAGTTATGGAAATATCTGATTATGTTTATATTTTAAAAGAAGGAAAAATTATTGAAGAAGGAAATACAAAA includes these proteins:
- a CDS encoding ABC transporter permease; the protein is MKLNKELKISIVLITIIFLIAIFTPIITPHDAFQMNIKNKLIYPCKEYILGTDNRGRDILSRLILGTRVTLVSSLFVVFINLMISIPLGIISGYIGGFFDTIISRFIEIIMAFPQIIISLYLLANWGPGFGNLLFSLILVGWVKYARIIRGNTKKIKHLDFIKSAKISGSSELDIILKHILPNIISPVLSIAALDISHVILSISALSFIGLGIAPPTPEWGIMLNEAKPFIGSHSYMMWGPGLCILGVVLSFDLLSRGLKLLISED